The [Eubacterium] siraeum genome contains a region encoding:
- a CDS encoding ATP-dependent RecD-like DNA helicase: MDNQKVDISVELSGSVEDVIYKNADNGYTVINLGCDEGLIAVVGNLGDVNEGERLSLRGVWITSPKYGRQFKAAMCERSMPETESEISAYLGSGVIKGLGPAIAKKIVKQFGTEALDIIDNDCMQLTVIKGITSDKALYISNEYHKITGVNEVIKFLGEYNFGPAHAISVWSAFEHDSIKQIKTNPYILCTSGIDIDFRSVDRMAADLGFDAENSDRVRAGIVYVLHENANAGHTCLPTEKLRESVCDNLGIERRQFESCLDDCEEKDWVVRITLGKREFVYLPEYYLAETYIAKKLAFMLRTSAQYEKDYSDEIRGVEFSENIQYEDLQRAAISACLTGSVFILTGGPGTGKTTTLNGVIKILKAQKKRILLCAPTGRAAKRMSDLTGEPARTIHRLLEVDFTAKGELKFKRNETNPLPADVVIADEMSMVDALLMCSLVRAIKPTSKFIMVGDSNQLPSVGAGNVLKDLIASHYIPSVELKEIFRQAAQSLIVTNAHRIVNGEFPVLDDRQNDFFFMNKSLESDIAGLVIQLAKQRLPDTYGFSPIDDIQVLCPTKMGMAGTKELNKQLQSALNPPSQNKAELKFFDVIFRTGDKVMQTKNDYDVLWTKNNEKGSGIFNGDIGIIRSVDRFSQNVTIDFEGRVAIYTSEMLRRLEHAYAITIHKSQGSEYDAVIIPITAFTHNLLYRNLLYTGVTRAKKMIIVIGTKELVKTMVDNNRKMLRYSLLRPLLEKEMNRKDTEETDDEKTQSD, from the coding sequence TTGGATAATCAGAAGGTCGATATTTCCGTAGAGCTGAGCGGCTCTGTGGAGGACGTTATATATAAAAATGCCGATAACGGCTATACTGTCATAAATCTCGGCTGTGACGAAGGACTTATAGCAGTAGTCGGAAATCTGGGAGATGTGAACGAGGGCGAACGGCTTAGTCTGCGTGGCGTATGGATAACAAGCCCGAAGTACGGCAGACAGTTCAAGGCGGCAATGTGCGAGCGCTCAATGCCGGAAACTGAAAGCGAAATATCCGCCTATCTCGGCTCAGGCGTTATAAAAGGGCTCGGTCCAGCCATAGCAAAGAAAATAGTAAAGCAGTTCGGTACGGAAGCACTGGATATAATAGATAACGATTGTATGCAGCTCACCGTGATAAAAGGCATAACATCCGACAAGGCACTGTACATATCAAACGAATATCACAAGATAACAGGCGTAAACGAGGTAATAAAATTTCTCGGCGAATATAATTTCGGACCTGCCCACGCAATAAGTGTATGGTCTGCATTTGAGCACGACAGCATAAAGCAGATTAAGACAAATCCCTATATACTATGCACAAGCGGCATAGATATAGATTTTCGCTCGGTCGATCGTATGGCGGCAGATCTCGGCTTTGATGCGGAGAACAGCGATCGTGTACGGGCAGGAATAGTGTACGTCCTGCACGAAAACGCAAACGCAGGTCATACCTGCCTGCCGACTGAAAAACTGCGTGAATCTGTCTGCGATAATCTCGGGATTGAACGCAGACAGTTTGAATCCTGCCTTGACGACTGCGAGGAGAAGGACTGGGTAGTAAGAATAACGCTCGGAAAGCGTGAGTTTGTGTATCTCCCCGAATACTACCTTGCGGAAACCTATATTGCGAAAAAACTTGCCTTTATGCTGAGAACCTCCGCACAGTACGAAAAGGATTATTCCGATGAGATAAGAGGAGTAGAATTTTCGGAGAATATACAGTACGAGGATCTTCAGCGTGCGGCTATCAGCGCCTGCCTTACAGGCTCTGTATTTATTCTGACAGGCGGTCCCGGCACAGGTAAAACCACGACCCTGAACGGTGTTATCAAGATTCTTAAAGCGCAGAAGAAACGCATACTTCTGTGCGCCCCGACAGGCAGAGCGGCAAAGCGTATGTCTGATCTCACAGGCGAGCCTGCACGAACTATCCACAGATTGCTTGAGGTCGATTTTACCGCAAAGGGCGAGCTTAAATTCAAGCGCAACGAAACAAATCCGCTCCCTGCCGATGTTGTAATAGCCGATGAAATGTCGATGGTTGACGCACTTCTTATGTGTTCGCTTGTAAGAGCGATTAAGCCCACATCTAAATTCATTATGGTAGGCGACTCAAATCAGCTTCCGTCCGTAGGCGCAGGAAACGTGCTGAAAGATCTTATAGCGTCGCATTATATTCCGTCAGTGGAGCTTAAAGAGATATTCAGACAGGCGGCACAGAGCCTTATAGTAACAAATGCCCACAGGATAGTAAATGGCGAATTTCCCGTACTTGATGACAGACAGAACGACTTCTTCTTTATGAACAAGTCGCTTGAAAGCGATATTGCCGGGCTTGTGATACAGCTTGCAAAACAGCGTCTGCCCGATACCTACGGTTTTTCGCCAATAGACGATATACAGGTGCTTTGCCCCACAAAAATGGGTATGGCAGGAACGAAAGAGCTTAATAAACAGCTTCAGTCAGCCCTGAACCCGCCGTCACAGAACAAGGCGGAGCTGAAATTCTTCGATGTTATTTTCAGAACAGGTGACAAGGTAATGCAGACGAAGAATGATTATGATGTGCTGTGGACAAAAAACAATGAAAAGGGAAGCGGAATTTTCAACGGAGATATAGGAATCATCCGCTCGGTAGACCGCTTTTCCCAGAACGTGACTATAGACTTTGAGGGCAGAGTAGCGATATACACCTCCGAAATGCTGAGAAGGCTCGAACACGCTTATGCCATCACGATACATAAAAGTCAGGGCAGCGAGTATGATGCGGTGATAATTCCGATAACCGCCTTCACACATAACCTGCTTTACAGAAATCTGCTTTACACGGGAGTTACCCGTGCTAAGAAAATGATAATAGTTATCGGCACAAAGGAGCTTGTGAAAACAATGGTGGATAACAACAGGAAGATGCTGCGTTATTCGCTGTTAAGACCGCTGCTTGAAAAAGAGATGAACCGCAAGGATACCGAAGAAACCGATGACGAAAAAACACAGAGCGATTAA